A single genomic interval of Streptomyces sp. 1222.5 harbors:
- a CDS encoding sensor histidine kinase, producing the protein MKASAPREPRAGLVRPPAGAGDTDTRINQALPGPRLARVILRVALLSYLFITALNVISTGLSPAADVGAILALVAVFLIQLRHSAPGAGRRPGRERFLTLGAQMLLTYLPILVYHAQWGALGGFLSGSLLLLLPPRPAWCLYAAVGLSMFLPPLLDGRGIVDAVYLCQSTLLTGLIVYGLTHLAEVIQEVHDAHGELARLAVVRERLRFARDLHDLLGFSLSAITLKSELVHRLIPLHPERAVQEVGDILTISRQSLADVRRVASGFRNMSLAQEVTSAESVLNAADVTVEVEVSVRDLDRRVENVLAAVVREAVTNVLRHSKAAHCTIRLVAEPGAVVLSVVNDGSSPGGRVPSEHGGNGLENLALRLREIGGNLSSGALPGGTFRVRAVAPASLPAPAGAERPTGAVPDTT; encoded by the coding sequence GTGAAGGCCAGTGCACCTCGCGAGCCGCGTGCAGGTCTCGTCCGCCCTCCGGCCGGCGCCGGAGACACGGACACGCGCATCAACCAGGCTCTCCCCGGGCCCCGTCTGGCCCGGGTCATCCTGCGGGTGGCACTGCTCAGTTACCTCTTCATCACCGCGCTGAACGTCATCAGCACCGGTCTGTCGCCGGCCGCGGACGTCGGCGCGATCCTGGCGCTCGTCGCCGTCTTCCTCATCCAGCTGCGGCACTCGGCGCCGGGGGCCGGACGGCGCCCCGGACGCGAGCGGTTCCTGACGCTGGGCGCGCAGATGCTGCTCACCTACCTGCCGATCCTCGTCTACCACGCCCAGTGGGGCGCGCTGGGCGGCTTCCTCTCCGGGTCCCTGCTGCTCCTGCTGCCGCCGCGGCCCGCATGGTGTCTGTACGCGGCCGTCGGGCTCAGCATGTTCCTGCCCCCGCTGCTGGACGGCCGGGGCATCGTCGACGCGGTCTACTTGTGCCAGTCGACGCTGCTGACGGGCCTCATCGTGTACGGCCTGACGCACCTGGCCGAGGTCATCCAGGAAGTGCACGACGCGCACGGGGAGTTGGCGCGCCTCGCGGTGGTCAGGGAACGGCTGCGGTTCGCCCGGGACCTGCACGACCTGCTCGGCTTCAGCCTGTCGGCGATCACCCTCAAGAGCGAGCTGGTGCACCGGCTCATACCCCTGCACCCCGAGCGGGCGGTGCAGGAGGTCGGCGACATCCTGACCATCTCCCGCCAGTCGCTCGCGGATGTGCGCCGGGTCGCCAGCGGCTTCCGCAACATGTCGCTCGCCCAGGAGGTCACCTCCGCCGAGTCGGTCCTGAACGCCGCGGACGTGACCGTCGAGGTGGAGGTGTCGGTGCGGGATCTCGACCGGCGGGTGGAGAACGTGCTGGCGGCCGTGGTGCGGGAGGCGGTCACCAACGTGCTGCGGCACAGCAAGGCCGCCCACTGCACGATCCGGCTGGTGGCGGAGCCGGGGGCGGTCGTGCTGTCGGTGGTCAACGACGGCTCCTCTCCGGGCGGTCGCGTGCCCTCGGAGCACGGCGGCAACGGTCTGGAGAACCTGGCGCTGCGACTGCGGGAGATCGGCGGCAACCTCTCCTCCGGCGCCCTGCCGGGCGGCACGTTCCGGGTCCGGGCGGTCGCGCCGGCCTCACTCCCGGCACCGGCCGGTGCCGAGAGACCGACCGGTGCCGTGCCGGACACCACCTAG
- a CDS encoding MFS transporter, with protein sequence METSVRLRQARLALLAVFLVHGAVFALLVTRIPAVQDRYGLSDTTLPLFLAAVPVLAGAGSVTAARLVRRVPAPTVVRVLQPAVCLLPAGIGAGDTWWQLALCLAVFGLLVGALEASVNMTGVAVQRHYGRSVMLGFHGAMSLGGILGALLAGAGARWHLSLFALFAGAAVPLLAIAATAGPRLTAVADGPADRAGDGGGAARPAAVPWRPLLPLCLIMGAAFVADSTSSNWSAKFLEDTLHSSEAMATVPYALYMATTLLGRGLGDRWVRRWGATAVVRAGALLSTVGFAAVAAAPGPWAAVAGFAVLGAGLSVIVPQVFTAAAQRLPGAADTAVARINLFNYVGFLVGPPLVGAVGAAVSYRAAMCVPLLLTLGVLLAARSLTPAPPAVPAGTAPRPETATAGTA encoded by the coding sequence ATGGAGACATCGGTACGGCTGCGGCAGGCCCGCCTCGCACTGCTGGCGGTGTTCCTCGTCCACGGCGCGGTCTTCGCCCTGCTGGTCACCCGCATCCCGGCCGTCCAGGACCGCTACGGCCTCAGTGACACCACCCTCCCGCTCTTCCTCGCCGCCGTGCCGGTCCTGGCCGGCGCGGGCAGCGTCACCGCCGCACGGCTGGTACGCCGGGTGCCCGCCCCCACCGTCGTCCGCGTGCTCCAGCCGGCGGTCTGCCTGCTGCCCGCGGGCATCGGCGCGGGCGACACCTGGTGGCAACTCGCGCTCTGCCTGGCCGTCTTCGGCCTGCTGGTGGGCGCGCTGGAGGCGAGCGTCAACATGACCGGGGTGGCGGTGCAGCGCCACTACGGCCGCAGCGTCATGCTGGGCTTCCACGGCGCGATGAGCCTGGGCGGCATCCTCGGCGCCCTGCTGGCCGGCGCCGGCGCCCGCTGGCACCTGTCCCTGTTCGCCCTCTTCGCGGGCGCCGCCGTACCGCTGCTGGCGATCGCGGCGACGGCAGGCCCCCGGCTCACGGCTGTCGCCGACGGACCGGCGGACAGGGCCGGTGACGGCGGCGGGGCGGCCCGCCCCGCCGCCGTCCCGTGGCGGCCGCTGCTGCCGCTCTGCCTGATCATGGGCGCGGCCTTCGTCGCCGACTCCACCTCCAGCAACTGGAGCGCCAAGTTCCTCGAGGACACGCTGCACAGCTCCGAGGCGATGGCCACGGTCCCGTACGCCCTCTACATGGCCACCACCCTGCTGGGCCGCGGACTCGGCGACCGCTGGGTGCGGCGCTGGGGCGCGACCGCCGTGGTGCGCGCCGGCGCCCTGCTCAGCACCGTCGGCTTCGCCGCGGTCGCCGCCGCACCGGGGCCCTGGGCCGCCGTCGCGGGCTTCGCCGTGCTCGGCGCGGGGCTCTCGGTGATCGTCCCCCAGGTGTTCACGGCCGCCGCGCAGCGCCTGCCGGGCGCGGCGGACACCGCCGTGGCCCGCATCAACCTCTTCAACTACGTCGGGTTCCTGGTCGGTCCGCCCCTGGTCGGCGCGGTCGGCGCGGCCGTCTCCTACCGTGCCGCCATGTGCGTACCGCTGCTGCTGACCCTGGGCGTCCTCCTCGCCGCCCGCTCGCTGACCCCGGCACCCCCCGCCGTACCGGCCGGGACCGCCCCCCGGCCGGAAACGGCGACAGCGGGCACGGCGTGA
- a CDS encoding TOMM precursor leader peptide-binding protein: MTDPGGHEAGTTLPDESVLVGFKRHLSPVVVPGEATYLVSRRGVTALRGPHAEVLAPLLDGTRSVRSVLREASSALTAEEAGSSLGELARSGLLGFRPAEADDRGPVRQADPMAEAYWDLMGLDGCRATAELAGAAVSLEVLPTVDAAPVLAACRESGVAVAAPGSSGALSLVLCDDYLSPELAEVDTRHRASGTPWLLAKVCGVDPWIGPFFRPGHGPCWTCLAHRLRGHRRSEWPVQRALGLTGPPERPAASVAAGRALGVHMAVLEAAKWLAGMRYPSQDLVHTLDTMLLRAACHPVRRRPQCPVCGDPQAVAKRVRAPFVPVSRPKAAHHGNSHRSASPGEMLDRYGHLVGPVTGIVKEIRRAPRTPDFVDTYLSGHNLAFNPHSAAGLRAGLRALSGGKGLDATEARVSALGEAVERYSGTRQGDEPVVRDTYRALGADAVHPNACQLYHERQLRDRDLWNARGSHFQHVPRPFDEGRPTDWTPVWSLTAGRHRLLPTSMLYFSDGGGSADGLHADSNGNAAGSSPEDALVQGFLELVERDAVALWWYNRTRQPGVDLDAFAAPETDRIREGCLRLGRELWVLDLTSDFGVPVLAAVSRRTGRPAEDVIFGFGAHFDPRVALRRALTEMGQMLPAVTPRRPDAPGYGIDDPDAVHWWRTATTANQPYLLPDPSVAARGPRSWPAALRPDLLDDVTAIGELVRDRGMELLVLDQTRPDLELPVVKVIVPGMRHFWARLAPGRLYDVPVALGRLRERRRYEQLNPVPMFV, from the coding sequence ATGACCGACCCGGGGGGGCACGAGGCCGGGACGACACTCCCGGACGAAAGCGTTCTGGTGGGCTTCAAGCGCCATCTGAGCCCGGTCGTGGTTCCCGGTGAAGCCACCTACCTGGTGTCCCGCCGCGGGGTCACCGCGCTGCGCGGCCCGCACGCCGAGGTGCTCGCGCCGCTGCTCGACGGGACGCGGAGCGTGCGCTCGGTGCTGCGGGAGGCGTCCTCGGCGCTGACCGCGGAGGAGGCCGGCTCCTCCCTCGGCGAATTGGCCCGCTCGGGTCTGCTCGGCTTCCGCCCGGCGGAGGCCGACGACCGCGGTCCCGTCCGGCAGGCCGACCCGATGGCCGAGGCCTACTGGGACCTGATGGGCCTGGACGGCTGCCGGGCCACGGCCGAACTGGCGGGCGCGGCGGTCTCCCTGGAGGTGCTGCCGACGGTCGACGCGGCGCCGGTCCTGGCGGCGTGCAGGGAGTCGGGGGTCGCCGTGGCGGCCCCCGGCTCGTCCGGCGCCCTCTCCCTCGTCCTGTGCGACGACTACCTGTCGCCGGAACTGGCGGAGGTGGACACCCGGCACCGGGCGAGCGGAACGCCGTGGCTGCTCGCCAAGGTCTGCGGTGTCGACCCGTGGATCGGGCCCTTCTTCCGGCCGGGCCACGGCCCGTGCTGGACCTGCCTCGCCCACCGGCTGCGCGGGCACCGCCGCTCCGAGTGGCCGGTGCAGCGCGCTCTCGGGCTGACCGGGCCGCCGGAGCGGCCGGCCGCGTCGGTCGCGGCGGGCCGGGCCCTCGGTGTGCACATGGCGGTGCTGGAGGCGGCCAAGTGGCTGGCCGGGATGCGGTATCCGTCGCAGGACCTCGTGCACACCCTGGACACCATGCTGCTGCGGGCGGCCTGCCATCCGGTGCGCCGGCGCCCCCAGTGCCCGGTGTGCGGTGATCCGCAGGCGGTGGCGAAGCGGGTCCGCGCGCCGTTCGTACCGGTGTCCCGGCCGAAGGCCGCGCACCACGGCAACAGCCACCGGTCCGCGTCGCCCGGGGAGATGCTGGACCGGTACGGCCATCTCGTCGGCCCGGTGACCGGGATCGTCAAGGAGATCCGCCGTGCCCCGCGCACGCCCGACTTCGTCGACACCTATCTGTCCGGGCACAACCTCGCCTTCAACCCGCACAGCGCGGCCGGACTGCGCGCCGGGCTGCGGGCGTTGAGCGGCGGCAAGGGCCTGGACGCCACGGAGGCCCGGGTCAGCGCGCTGGGCGAGGCGGTGGAACGGTACAGCGGCACCCGGCAGGGCGACGAGCCCGTCGTACGGGACACCTACCGGGCGCTCGGCGCGGACGCCGTGCACCCGAACGCCTGCCAGCTGTACCACGAGCGGCAGTTGCGGGACCGCGACCTCTGGAACGCCCGCGGCTCGCACTTCCAGCACGTGCCGCGGCCGTTCGACGAGGGCCGGCCCACCGACTGGACGCCGGTGTGGTCGCTGACCGCCGGGCGGCACCGGCTGCTGCCGACCTCGATGCTCTACTTCTCCGACGGCGGCGGTTCCGCGGACGGGCTGCACGCCGATTCCAACGGCAACGCGGCGGGCAGCAGCCCGGAGGACGCCCTGGTGCAGGGTTTCCTGGAGCTGGTGGAGCGGGACGCGGTGGCCCTGTGGTGGTACAACCGCACCCGTCAGCCCGGCGTGGACCTGGACGCGTTCGCCGCCCCCGAGACCGACCGGATCCGCGAGGGGTGCCTGCGGCTGGGCCGGGAGCTGTGGGTGCTCGACCTGACCTCGGACTTCGGCGTCCCGGTACTGGCGGCGGTGTCCCGGCGGACCGGCCGGCCGGCCGAGGACGTGATCTTCGGCTTCGGTGCCCACTTCGATCCGCGGGTGGCCCTGCGCCGGGCGCTGACCGAGATGGGGCAGATGCTGCCCGCGGTGACGCCACGGCGGCCGGACGCCCCGGGCTACGGCATCGACGATCCCGACGCGGTCCACTGGTGGCGCACCGCGACGACCGCCAATCAGCCCTACCTGCTGCCGGATCCGTCCGTCGCCGCACGCGGTCCGCGGTCGTGGCCGGCCGCTCTGCGCCCGGATCTGCTGGACGACGTGACCGCCATCGGTGAACTGGTCCGGGACCGCGGCATGGAACTGCTCGTCCTCGACCAGACGCGCCCCGATCTGGAACTGCCGGTGGTCAAGGTGATCGTGCCCGGGATGCGGCACTTCTGGGCCAGACTGGCCCCGGGCCGGCTGTACGACGTACCCGTGGCGCTGGGGCGGCTGCGGGAGCGAAGACGGTACGAACAGCTCAACCCGGTACCCATGTTCGTCTAA
- a CDS encoding DUF6059 family protein has translation MIRLLAHYAARAVGQAYRCLVAYGQMWLYLPGEPPRPTPPHLLERLRPDLPLTPAERALDEQLRDLDFRS, from the coding sequence ATGATCCGCCTCCTGGCGCACTACGCCGCCCGCGCCGTGGGCCAGGCGTACCGGTGTCTGGTCGCGTACGGCCAGATGTGGCTGTACCTCCCGGGCGAGCCGCCCCGCCCGACACCGCCCCACCTGCTGGAGCGCCTCCGCCCCGACCTACCCCTCACCCCGGCCGAACGGGCCCTGGACGAGCAGCTGCGGGACCTGGACTTCCGGAGCTGA
- a CDS encoding DNA-binding response regulator: MIRVLLAEDMNMVRGALTALLDLEHDIEVVCGVENGNDIVPATLRHKPDVAVIDIDLPGIDGLTAAARLRDRVPECRVLILTSIGRPGTLLRAISAQVGGYILKDAPPNELAFAVRQVAAGRRVVDPQLALAAWGGQESPLTERETEVLRLASKGAEPAEIAAELHLSTGTVRNYLTTITTKLNARNRVDAVLIAQESGWLL, from the coding sequence GTGATTCGCGTACTGCTGGCCGAGGACATGAACATGGTGCGCGGTGCCCTGACAGCACTGCTCGACCTGGAGCATGACATCGAGGTCGTCTGCGGGGTCGAGAACGGCAACGACATCGTGCCGGCGACGCTGCGGCACAAACCCGACGTGGCGGTCATCGACATCGACCTGCCGGGCATCGACGGGCTGACCGCGGCCGCCCGGCTGCGGGACCGGGTGCCCGAGTGCCGGGTGCTGATCCTCACCAGCATCGGACGTCCGGGGACCCTGCTGCGGGCCATCTCCGCACAGGTGGGCGGCTACATCCTCAAGGACGCGCCGCCGAACGAACTTGCCTTCGCGGTACGGCAGGTGGCCGCCGGCCGGCGGGTGGTGGACCCGCAACTCGCCCTCGCCGCCTGGGGCGGGCAGGAGAGCCCGCTCACGGAACGCGAGACCGAGGTGCTGCGGCTGGCGTCCAAGGGAGCGGAGCCCGCGGAGATCGCCGCCGAACTGCACCTGTCCACCGGGACGGTACGCAACTACCTGACCACCATCACCACGAAGCTCAACGCGCGTAACCGCGTGGACGCCGTGCTGATCGCCCAGGAGTCCGGCTGGCTGCTGTGA